In the genome of Pseudomonas fluorescens, the window CGCGCCCTGGCCTTCGACCTGCCGCGCAACAGCCAGAGCATTCTCGATGCGGGTAACGAGCAAGGTGCGGAACTGCCCTACTCGTGCAAGGCCGGCGTGTGCTCGACCTGCAAGTGCAAGGTCATCGAAGGCGAAGTGGAAATGGACAGCAACCACGCCCTGGAAGACTACGAAGTGGCCGCCGGGTATGTGCTGTCGTGCCAGGCCTTCCCGGTCAGCGACAGGGTGGTGCTGGATTTCGATCAGCTCTGACCCCCCGTTTGCAGGAACAGCCACAAAACCTGTGGGAGCGAGCTTGCTCGCGATGAGGGCATGACAGTCACTGGCTGTGCTGACTGACCTGACGCTATCGCGAGCAAGCTCGCTCCCACAGGAGTCCGGTGATCGACCCGAACACACTGTTTCACCCAAAACAAAAACAACAAAGGAGCGCGCGTCATGACACCCCAGGAAGTAGAACTCATTCGCCAGCACCCGGATTTCATCCAGCTGGTTCGCCGTAAACAGAAGCTGTACTGGTCACTGAGCCTGGCCATGCTGGTGATCTATTACGGCTTCGTGCTGCTGGTGGCTTTCTCCCCTTCTACCCTCGGTCAATCCCTGAGCGGCGGCGTGACCACCGTGGGCATGCTGGTGGGTGTCGTCATCGTCGGGCTGGCCTTTGCGCTGACCGGTTTCTATGTCTATCGCGCCAACAACGTGATCGACCCGCTGAATGAAAAACTCAAGCAGGAGTGCGCCCGATGAGCCGCTTTCTCGCGCTGTTCCTGCTGCCGCTGGCGGCCGTCACTGATGTTGCGCTGGCCGCCGACGGCGCGTCCCGACCATTGAACTGGAATGCCATCGGCATGTTCCTGGTGTTCGTGCTGTTCACCCTTGGCGTGACACGCTGGGCGGCACTTCGCACCCGCTCCACCAGCGACTTTTATACCGCTGGCGGCGGCATGACCGGCTTCCAGAACGGTCTGGCGATTGCCGGCGACATGATCTCGGCCGCCTCGTTCCTCGGCATTTCCGCGATGATGTTCCTCAATGGCTACGACGGTTTGCTCTACGCCCTGGGCGTGCTGGCCGGCTGG includes:
- a CDS encoding DUF485 domain-containing protein, with protein sequence MTPQEVELIRQHPDFIQLVRRKQKLYWSLSLAMLVIYYGFVLLVAFSPSTLGQSLSGGVTTVGMLVGVVIVGLAFALTGFYVYRANNVIDPLNEKLKQECAR